A stretch of DNA from Methanobrevibacter sp.:
GTAAAAACCCAGAGGATGCAATTGGACTTATGCACTGGGAAATTGGCGGATATAAACCTAGTGATATTGATGTTGTTGCAGCTTTTGATGTTGATGCAAGAAAAGTTGGAAAAACTATTGATGAGGCGATTTTTGCTAAACCAAACTGTACAACTGTTTTCCAAAAGGATATTCCTAAATATGATGCTAAAGTAAGCATGGGGCATGTGTTGGATGGTGTTGCAGAACACATGTCAAATTATGATGATGAACACACTTTTGTTCTCAGCGATGAAGTTCCTGTTGATGTAGTTGAAGTTTTAAAAGAAAGCGGCGCTGAAATATTGGTTAATTACTTGCCGGTCGGATCTGAAAAAGCTGCAAGATATTATGCTCAATGTGCTCTTGATGCTGATGTTGCATATGTAAATTGTATGCCGGTATTTATTGTAAGTGATAATGAATGGGATGCTAAATTCAAAGAAAAAGGAATTCCTCTTGTTGGTGATGATATTAAAGCTCAAATAGGAGCCACTATTACTCATAGAACACTAGCTAGTTTATTCATGGACAGGGGTGTAAAATTAGACAGAACCTACCAGATTAATACTGGCGGAAACACTGATTTTTTAAATATGCTTAACCGTGAAAGATTGGATTCCAAAAAAGAATCCAAAACTGAAGCCGTCCAGTCAGTCTTAAGTGAAAGAATGGATGATAGGGATATTCATATTGGCCCTAGTGATTATGTCCCATGGCAAAATGATAATAAATTATGTTTCCTTAGAATGGAAGGCCGCACATTTGGTGATGTTCCAATGAACATTGAACTTAGGTTAAGTGTTGAAGACTCTCCAAACTCTGCAGGCTGTGTAATTGATGCTATCAGATGCTGTAAAATTGGTTTGGAAAGAGGTATTGGAGGACAGTTAACTTCAATTTCTTCTTACACAATGAAGCACCCTCCAGTTCAATTCACAGATGATGTAGCACATGAAAATGTTGAAAAATTCATTTCAGGTGAATTGGAGAGATAATTTTTCATTTTTTTCTCTCTTTTTTTTCTCT
This window harbors:
- a CDS encoding inositol-3-phosphate synthase, which produces MDKIKVAIVGIGNCASSLIQGIHYYDGKNPEDAIGLMHWEIGGYKPSDIDVVAAFDVDARKVGKTIDEAIFAKPNCTTVFQKDIPKYDAKVSMGHVLDGVAEHMSNYDDEHTFVLSDEVPVDVVEVLKESGAEILVNYLPVGSEKAARYYAQCALDADVAYVNCMPVFIVSDNEWDAKFKEKGIPLVGDDIKAQIGATITHRTLASLFMDRGVKLDRTYQINTGGNTDFLNMLNRERLDSKKESKTEAVQSVLSERMDDRDIHIGPSDYVPWQNDNKLCFLRMEGRTFGDVPMNIELRLSVEDSPNSAGCVIDAIRCCKIGLERGIGGQLTSISSYTMKHPPVQFTDDVAHENVEKFISGELER